A segment of the Nitrospina gracilis 3/211 genome:
TATTTTTCTGCATGTACCGGTTGGCCTCCTCGATGGGCATGTAACGGTCCATGCTTTTGACCGGGAAACTCATGATCTCGGTGGCCTTGATTTCCTCCGGATTTTTCCCTTTTGACAGAACCTTCTGTGTGAAATCCCTTTCTGTCAGGATACCGATGTCCTCCCCGTACTGCTCGACAATCAAGCTCCCGACGTGATTCTGTTCCATCAGGATGGCTGCGTCCTGAACGGACGCCTCCGAGTCGATGCGCAGAACCGGGGAAGACATGAAGTTTCCGACTTCTTCAAGAATATCTGTCATGGGATCCTCCTTTTGCATAAGTTGAAGGAGCGATGAACCCTGCGCTTGTGTTTAAGATGTGCTGTCAAAAGGCAGGGATTTTTTTATGACTGAAAACGTTTAATGAAAAACCGGTTTTGATATCGGAGGGGGCAGGAAAGGACACAACAGGAACGGAACTTCCCGGTGGTGAAAGGAAAACCGTCTGAGAAGGGGAGAAACTACTCGCTATTTCGGACCAGCCAGACATAATAGTTTTTGGCCGTAGTGTGATGCCAGAAAATGGCACCGATATTAAAATGGATCAACCAGGCTCCCTGCTCGCCCTGCTGGCACAATTTTTTCTGATACCTGTCTTCCACCACGGATACTTTCTCGCAAGTGGTGGAGGTCCAGTAATAATGCCCGCGTCCATCATCGAATATGGGGTTGACCCATGCCTTTTGTCCACTGGCGTTTGCAACTCTTTCATTATACAACAGAGTTTTCAGCTCGGGTAAAGTCGGAACCCGCCACCCTGTTTTTCCCGACTGTTCTGCGGTCAACGCCAGGTCTTCGGCCTCCTTCAAGGAATACTTTTGGTCACGGATGCCGGCTTTAAGCCACTCCAGGTGGTTGACGGTGTCCTTGACCGTGCCGTCTCCGGATTCCACAAACTTGGGAGTGGCCAGATCTTCCAGGCGGGTTTCAGAAACCTTTTTGCATTCCCCCAGCAGTGGCGCGGCATTCGGGCATTTATCTAGAATGTCAAAATGGCCCATGGTTTTCATCATGGAGCACACTTCCTCCTTGGTGCAATCCGCCCACACCGAAGACGCCATGGAAAGCCAGATGATCAATCCGATTGCCAGAATACGCATTGTGCCAACTCCTTGAGGATATGAAACGATTATTCAGGGTTCTTCATCGAATTTGGCAAAGAATACTATATTTTCCGACATGAAGATACGCCAAATTTCCCGTTCCGGAGGCCCGTATTTTGTGGGCGTTCATTCCATTTTTTATTTCCCTGCGCACTGGAGCATTCAGTTTCTCAAAGAGGAAATAGCCTGATCGAGCGCCTCCAGTGCTGCCTTACCAGGCATCTCCAGCATGAACTCGGTGCGCAACAGGGCGTTTGCGGAAGGGTCGAGATTGATGTTGACCACCGGTGCACCCTGATCGCGGAAATGCATGGCCAGATAATCGTTGGTGGGCACCGCGCCGGAACTTCCAATCAACAGCACCGCGTCTACCGGGTTCTTAATGAAGCGCGAAAAGTTGACGTCCTGCTCAGGGTGCCCGGTGTACTGTGCGTCGCCGAACATGAGGATGTGCGGACGCGCCACCGCCCCGCATTGAGGGCACAGCGGAAAGTTCGACGCCTTCATGGTGTCATAATCGAGCCCGCAAAGCGGTACTGCCGGTTCGTCCCAGAAATCGTCACAGCAGGGGCGCGTGCACTGCAATCTCCACATGGAACCGTGGACTTCCTTCACCTTGTCTACCGGGGCTCCGGAGCGGAGATGGTACCCGTCAGTGTTGGTGGTGTGGATGAAAGCGTTTGCAAATACCTCGTCCATCCAGCGGTTGAGAATGTGATAACCGGGGTGCGGCTGGTTTTCATCGGCGTTGCGCCGCCGCCATTCATAAAATGCCCAGGCATGCTCCAACTCGTGTTCGAACGCCCACGGGTTCGCCAGGTCCTGCGCTTCCAGTCCCTTTGATTTGAACGGCGGAAAATTCTTCCAGTACCCCTCCTTGTCGCGAAAGGTGGGGATGTTGGAGTCGGCACTCATGCCGGCGCTTGTCAGGATCAAAATGGAGTCGGCCATCGAAAGCACTTTGGCACAACGAAGGAGTTGGCTAGAGGTTTCCATCCCATTCTCCGAAAAACTGTTGGAGGTACTGTTCCATGAAGCGGTGCCGCTCCTCGGCCAGCGCACGGGCCGTCGCGGTGTTCATGCGGTCCTTGAGCAGCAGAAGTTTTTCATAAAAGTGATTGATCGAGGGTCCCTTGTTTTTTTTGTATTCGCCGAAGCTCTGGTGAAGCACCGGTTCCTGCGCCGGGTCGTGGATCAGCCGGTTCCTGTTTCCTCCGTAGGCGAACGCCCGCGCAATACCCACCGCGCCGATGGCGTCCAGACGATCCGCATCCTGCACGCACTGACCTTCCAGGCAGTTCACGGGTGTCGTCACCCCGGCTCCTTTGTAGGAGACTTTGGAGATGATATCGCACACACGTTCCACCGTCTCCGCAGGCAAATCGTCCTTGAGCAGATTGCGGATGGTTTCGTAACCCTGCTGTTCTTCGCCGTTTCCCAGCTTCCAGTCGGCGACATCGTGCAGGAGGGCGGCGATTTCCACGACCGTACGGTCGGCGCCCTCGGCGTCGGCCAGTTTGCAGGCCATCTGCCACACCCGGTGTACGTGCCACCAGTCGTGACCGGAACCGTCGTCAGCGAAAAACGATTGTGCGAACTTCCGGGTTTTTTCAATGACGGCGGAGGACATGAGGGTACTCTTTCGGTTGGGGGTGGTGTATTTTGCGGAATCTTAATATACTCATTCACAATTTCAACAACTAATCGGCCTATTGGAAAGGAACCGGCAACGCATGGCGGGTCACACCCCTTTGTCGAAAAGTATTCTTGAAAGCCGTTACCAGAAGGGCGATTCCTTTTTTCATAAGTTGAGCCCGGGCTGGAAGATTCTTACGGTGCTGGGTCTCCTTGTGTGGATTGCCCTTGCGGACCTGACGGTGCTGGTCGGTCTCACGATACTGGTCGTGCTTTGCGCAATCAGCGCGGGCATTCCCCTTGCCACGTTGCTCAAGCTGCTCCGGTCATTGAGATGGTTGCTTCTGGTGATCGGGGTGTTCCCGATGCTGTTCACACCCGGCACCGTGATTCCGGTTTTGAGTTTTCTTCAGGTTCCCATTACATGGGAGGGCATTCATGGGGGGACCATGGCCTGTGTGAAACTGACCGTGATGTTTGTACTGTCGATCTTGCTCACCCGCACCACGCCGCCGATGGCTCTCATTGAATGCCTGCAAAGGTGGGTGATCCTTCCCTCGCCCGTTTGGAGACAGAAAATTCTGGACGTGTTTACGGTTGGATTGTGGTCGATTCAATTGATCCCGATTCTGTGCGTTGAAGCGGAGCGGTTCATTCTGGGCGAAATGGAACGGCGGCGGGAAGCGAACGCAGAAACGCAAAAGAAAATGGGCCTGCGTGATGCATGGTCGGCGGCGCTGCTTCTCGGACCGCTGGTCACGCACCTGTTTGGTCAGGTGGACCGCTTTGCGTTGGAGTTGCAGCAGGAAGGCGACACCGTGCCAGAGCAGGGAGTGGCTTGAATGGAAGGGAGAATCAGCGGGGTCGGTGCAGGCCGCATTCCTTGTGCTCGGGATTTTCCCACCACCAGCGTCCGGCGCGGATGTCTTCCCCCGGTTCAATGGGCCGGGTGCACGGCGCACAGCCGATGCTCGGGTAATTCCTCGCGTGCAGGGCGTTGACCGGAATCTTGTGGTCTTGGATGTACTGGTTCACCTGCGCCTCGGTCCAGTCCGCCAGCGGATTGAATTTGATGAGGGGCGGATGGTCTGCATCCTCATGCGCTTTTTGAATGTCGCTACGCGTCACACTCTGCTCCCGCCGGACACCGGTGATCCATGCATCGAGCTCTTTCAAAGCACGTCCGAGCGGTTCTACCTTGCGGATGCGACAACACTCTTTACGGTTTTCCAGGCTTTCGCGGAACGAGAACAGACCTTTTTCCCGTTCCAGGGTTTCCACGGCAGTGGCGTCCGGAAAGTAGGCGCGAACGGGGATGCCGTACCTGGCGCGCGTCTTTTCCATAATCTCGTAGGTTTCCTCGTGCAGGCGACCGGTATCCAGCGTGAACACGGTGAAAGGTTTGCCGGAGCGGTGCGCGAGGTCGATCAGCACCATGTCTTCCAAACCGAAGCTGGAAGCGATGCCAGCCCGCTCGCCGAAACGGTCCAGCGCCTCGTTCATGATCTCAGAAGCTGATTTTTGCTCAAATTCCTGCCAGTTCATACTTAAACTCCCGAATCGACGAAGGATTATGTGAGACAGTGTACTACACTGCCGGGCGGGGAAAAAGAAACTGTATTATTTACCAAGGTTTACACCGGATTGCAAGAAGCGCTTTTTCCCTTGACACCCTCATCAAATCTGTATATATAAAGTGATTCGAAGGGCTCCAAAGCCTTTATTTTTTCAGGGTCTAAGGGTATCCGGGCAGGGTATAAGGCCTTGAAAATAATGGACTTTTGGGGTACCCATTGCGCCAATGGGGACCGCAGTAGGAAGAGAAATAGTGGTAGATAGTTTGGTTGTGAGGCGACCTGTTCGTTGCAAGACCTGTTTCGGTCCACCCCAAACGGAGTGATCCCTCCATTTTCTTTTCTTTCCGGGTTTCTGGAATAAGGAGCACCACCGCTAGTAGGCGGAAAACTGGCAGGGTTGAAACATGAAAAGCCGGTTGGTTACCAACATATATTTCTTGTTGGCGTTTGTCCCGTGTTTGATGTTGGGTTCAAGCGCGTTGGCCGGGCATTCATTGGGCAATGGTTTGCGTGTTCTGGAAGAGGTGGAATCGGGCCTTGTTGGGCTCGCGGAGCATACGTTGCCTTCCGTGGTCAGCATTTCGCCGTTCGTTCCGGAATCTTCGGTGGGCACGCCGGAATCCCTGCGCAAGCGGCCGAACAACGCCGGCGCCGGTGTGATTGTTGACGGGCGGAACGGATACCTGATCACCAACGCGCATGTGGTGAGGAAGGCTGAAAAGATTAGGGTGACTCTTTACGGCGGTCAGGAATATGTCGGAAATGTCTTGGGGACCGACGAAGAAACGGACTTGGCGGTCGTTCATATTAATAGCGACGAGATCTTGCCGCAGGTGAGCCTGGGGGATTCGTCAAAATTGAAAATTGGCCAACTGGTTGTCGCCATCGGCAACCCCTATGGATTGAAAGAAACCTTGAGCCTTGGCGTGATCAGCGGTCTCAACCGGGAGAACATCAACCTTTCCCGTTACGAAGACTTCATTCAAACGGATGCCTCCATCAATCCGGGCAACAGCGGGGGGCCTCTCCTCAATATCCGTGGCGAAGTGATCGGAATCAATACAGCCATCATCAACTATGCGCAGAGCATCGGCTTTGCCATTCCCTCCAATGTCGTCAAAAACGTTTCACGCCAGATCATTGAGCACGGTGAGGTCAACCGCGGCTGGTTGGGAGTGGGTATTGAGAACGTTCCTGAAGACGTTGCCGCCCAGGTCAACCTCGCCAAAGGGCGGGGTGTGATGATCAATTCCATTTTCGAGGGGCAGCCCGCCCATATGGCGGGACTCAAGGTGGGGGATATTATTTTGAAGATAGGGGGTTCCAATGTGGATTCCCCCAACGGGATGATCCGGCTCATCGGCAACGTTTCCCCCGGTCAGTTCATCAACCTGGATATCCTCCGCGATGGCGAGGAGCGAACGTATTCGATTCAATTGGGGCACCGCAAAGACCAGATGGAAATGGCGTCCCTGCAGCAAAATCCACTTCCCGAGCTTGGTTTCGATTGGACGGAGCATGAGGCTGGCGCCACGACGGGGGACCATGAAGATTCAGATAAGAAAAAAGAGGGCGTCCTTGTGACCCGGGTGGAACCGGGTGGGTCCGCGGACCGGGGCGGCCTCATGGTAGGCGATCTGATCACCGCCCTGAACGGGCAGGATGTGATCAATCGCGGTCATTTTGAAAGTATACTCCGGCAGAATCATGTGCGGGGGTCGATTTCGGTAACCGTTCAACGGGCCGATGAAGAGGTGAGCCTGACATTGAGCAGGAGCGAATAACCCGATGGGTTTTTCAATATAGGTTCCAAGATTCATTTATTATTTTTTAGCGGAAGAATCTTAGGAGGTAGCTAATGGCAATCGCTAAATCAACAAAGTGGGTGGGGCAGCTTCTGGTTGTCCTGCTGGCCGCGCTGAGCCTGGGTATCACTCCGGCCCTCGCGAATCCCAAGCATGAGGGGCACGACGGCGCTGATCGTCCCGACTGGTTGAAGAAGCTCGAAGAGCAAGTCGACTACGAGGAGATGATGGAAGGCCTGGGAGGCAACCAGCAGAAGCTGGACAAAACCTTCCGCACCCTCATGGACAACCTGAAGGGCAAGCTTTTGGAGCACGCCGTTCCCGCATCTTCAAGCGGTATGTTCCATGAGTCGTGGGCAGCACATCAGTTGCAGCAGGGTTACCTGTTGGGGCCGACGAAAGCTGCCAACAAGGTGTACAGGGGTGCACATTGCCCGGCAGGAGTGCCCACCAAGCACTACGATGTCAGCGCCATCAACGTGGAGATCACGTTGAACCAGTGGGGCGACTATTACCCTGGTTACATGTACGTGCTGACCAAGGACATCGATAAAGTGCGTGCTGAGGAAGAAAAGAACGCCGCAGCTCGGGAGGAAGCTCTCGATCCGGGTGCGGTGCGGACGGGTCATCAGGGTGATGCCATTACCCCCATGTCCATTCGTGCCAACCAGGGCGACTGTGTGCGCATCACCTTCCACAACAAGCTCGAATACGAATCTGCCGGATTTCAGATCAACGGTTCCGCAATGATCATCAGCGAAACCGGTGAGCCGAACACGGCGGCGACCAAAGGCGCCATCATCGCTCCGGGTAAAACCCAGGAATACGAGTGGTACATTCCGATCGACGAGCAGGAAGGCGGTCGAATGATCGTCAGCCACGCCGGCCGGGATCCCGCATCCCTGGGTCTCATCGGTGCGTTCATGGTTGAACCGCGCGGCTCCGAGTACCTGAACCCGTGGACCGGTGAGCCTCTGGAAAACGGCTGGATGGCGATGATCACCAACAAGGACGCCAAAGACTTCCGTGAGTTCGTGATTTTTTACCACGAAGTCGGTGACGAGTCTTTCCGCCCGCTCAACCGCCACGGTGAGATGATTCCGCAGCGCGATCCGCAGACCGACTCGTATCGACCTTCGGCGCGTGCGATCAACTATCGCAGTGAGCCGTTCGGTATCAACAACCTGGCTGTTCAGGAGAAGATGTTCCACTTCGAGGACGAATCCCTGGGTTACAGCTCGTACACCTTCGGGGATGCCCCGACCACGATTCCGCGGTCGTACCTCGGTGACCCGGCGAAATACCGCCTGGTACACGGTGGTGGTGAAGTGTTCCACTCCCATCATCCGCACGGCGGCACCATCCGCTGGACGCGTTCCCCGAAACGGGAGCCGGGCCTCGAAAACCTGGTGACCGCCGCGTGGGATGGTCCTGTGAAATACCCCGTTGTCCGCACCACCACCGACCGTGTTGACGTGCAAGTCATCGGCCCGGCCGAAGTGGTGGATCTGGAAACCGAGTGTGGTTCCGGTCTGTGTCAGCGTCTGGCAGGTGACTTCCTGTTCCATTGCCACGTGGCGCACCATTACGTGGCCGGAATGTGGGGGTACTGGCGTGTGTACAACACTCTGCAGGAAGGCAATTACCCGCTCGGTTCCACCGACATCATGCCGCCCCTGAAGGAGTTGCCGGATCGCAAAGGCCGTATCCCGAGAGGTGTGACCTCGGACCAGCTGGTCGGCAAGACCATGGACTGGTTCGGCAAGCATTTCCAGATTGTTGATAAAGGCAATAGCGACTGGAACCGGGAATCCCCTGTCGTCAACGTGAAGGACTGGGTCAAGTACATGCTGCCCCCTCAGGGCAACCCGGGCCATACCAACGACGAGAAGGGTCAAATCCTGTCGTACGATGGTACCGTGCTGGGCTGGGCCTGGAATGGCAATCAGGCCTTGTCCGAGAAGGAAACCACGTACAAGGTTCCGAAGTACATTTCTCCGCGCCCGGGCAAGCGGCATCCGCTCCAGTTCAGCCCGCTGACGGGCAAGCTGGCGTGGCCGCACCTGACGCCGCATTTCGGCAAACGGGTTCCGTTTGCACGGCATCACGGTGGTGCTCCGTGGCTCGAACCGTTCCATATGCTCCCCGATCCGAAGATTCTGCATTCCGAGTCGGGAAGTGGCCGGTCCGGTCCCAACGTGGAGAACTCGTCTCCCGCCAAACCCGGTGCGCACGGACGTTGGAGTCTGTGCCCGGAAGGTGCGGGACGCAAGCAGTACAATCTGCACTTCATCAACACGCCGATCGAAGTATCGGGCGCCTATGGCAACACGCCTCCGGTTCTCGATAAGTACGGTCTGATCTACGTGATCGATGAAGATATGGCCGGGGTGAAAGCGGATCCGAAGAAAGCGATTCCGCTGGTCATCCGCGCCAACGTGTACGACTGTGTGGACGTCCTGTTGACGAGCGAATGGAATGACGATGATTTCACCAACTTCCAGATGTCCAAGGTGAACATCCATCCTCATTTCTTCCAGTTCGACAACCAGGCGTCGGACGGCGTTATCACCGGTTTCAGCTACGACCAGTCGATGCGTCCGTACACGCAGTTCACCAAGAAAGAGAAGAAAGGGCATCATGTCGGTTTGCCGGTGCCCATGAACGCGAAGGTTTTGGAGGATACGAAACCGGGCGACACCACCGTGAAAATCAAGATGGCGGAGGGCGCGACCCCCTACCATGTTGGTGCGGACATCATTGTTGGTATTGAAGTGCCCAACAAGAAGGATGCGCGGTGGATCAAGAAGATGAGCCCGGATCCGAGCAAAGGCTTCGCCAAAGACGGTGTTTATACGATCACCTTCTCGGAGGGCATGAGCCATCCGCACAAGAAGGGACAGATCGTTTCCACCGAATATGTGCGGTACCGCTGGTGGGTGGATGCGGACGTCGGACTGGTGTTCTGGCATGACCATGCCTTCGGTGCGACGACCTGGCCGCATGGCGGTATTGGATCGACGATCGTAGAGCCCTGGGGTTCGACCTATCACGATCCGAAAACCGGCAAGGAAGTACGGAGTGGCCCGGTTGTGGATATCCACGGCACGGAGCCGGTCGCGTACTCCCGCAGCGGTGCGTTCCGCGAAATCGTGGTTCAGTTGCACGACACGGTTCCGCACACGGCACAGCTGGTAAGCAAGGGCAACCCCCCGGGACTGTCGCGTGAGAACGCGATCGCCGCGGGTCAGTCGGTTTCCTTCCAGATGCCGAAAGACATGTTGGAGGTGGCGTTCCCGCATCTGAACGGCGGCACGCACACCACCGGTTCCGGTTTCAACTTCCGGGCGGCGTCTCTGACGTCCCGCCTGAGGGCGAACCCGAAAGCGGAATGGCTGTTCAGCAGTCTGAAGCATCGCGATCCGGATACCCCGCTTGTTCGGGCGTATTTGGGTGACAGCGTGGTCTTCCGGCTGTTGCACGGTTTGATGAACGAGACCCATACGTTCGTTGTGTCGGGTCACGGCTACCGCCCCGAGCGGTACGACGGTGATTCCCGCGTGACGAACACGATCCATATCGGTATCGCAGAGCGGTACGATTTGGCCACGACGGCAGGTGGTTACCAGCAGATGGCCGGTGACTACTTGTTCTACAATGGCCGGACGTCCCATCTGTCGGAAGGCAGCTGGGGTATTCTCCGGGTCTACGATGAACTGCAGAAAGACCTGAAACTGTTGAACCCGCATGCACCGATTCCGAAATCAAAAACGGAATTGTGCCCGGCGGGCGCACCGGTGAAACAGTTCAACGTGGTTGCTGTCAACAAGGAGCTCAAGTTCAACCCCAATGCGGATGACTACCTTGAGGTGGATTTTGAGCGCAAGCTTTTGTTGGCGAACCCGGAGGGCAAGGTGTTCATGCTGGAAGACGAAGTGAGCAAGGCTTCGGACGACGACGTGATGCCGCATCCGCTGACGTTGCGCGTCAACATCGGCGACTGCGTGAAGATCAAACTCACCAATCGTCTGGAGAAGAGCAATACTTCGTTGCATGTCAACAACATCGCGTTCGATCCCAAAGATTCTCAGGGGATCAACGTGGGCAACAACCCGGGAGACCAGACGGTCGCCCCAGGCAAGTCGAAGAATTACACCTTTTACGCGCATCCGGGATTCAAGATCAACGGATCGCTGATTTGGGACTTCGGCAACCTGGTTGGGAACGTCCGGGATGGCCTGTACGGTGGTATCATTGTCGGCCCGCGGGGTTCCGTTTACCGGGATCCTGAAACCGGCAAGGACATCTCCCTGGGTAACTCCTGGAAAGCGGACGTCATCATCGATAAATCCTATCCGGAGAACTCGGATATGGAGAACTATCGTGATTTCGCCCTGTACTTCCAGGACGAGGACAACATCATCGGTACGTCTTTCATGCCTTACCTGCAGAATGTGGCGGGCCTGACGGGCGTCAACTACCGGCTGGAGCCTTGGCTGTATCGGGAATTCGAGGGTTGTGACTTCGGTAATATGTTCACGCCCTGTGTCGCTGCGGAAGGCGATCCGGCGACCCCGGTGCTCAAAGCGCATGCTGGAGACAAGGTGATGATCAACGTCTTCGGTGCCCACAACGAGCAGAACCAGATGTTCAACCTGGATGGCCACCAGTGGCGCCGTCATATGGACCAGGAAGGTTCTGATATGATCGACGTCGAGCAATTTGGTGGCGGTGAGTACATCCAGGCCCACCTGCGCAACGGTGCAGGCGGCACGTATCACAACCCGGGTACCTACCTGTGGTTGAATGCGCGGACGCCTTACCAGCAGGCGGGGCAATGGGGGTATTTCAAGGTCCTGCCGCAAGGCGACCGGTCGATCCTTCCTCTGGATGGAGCGACCCCCCAGGGCTTGAAATCCGCTCAAAATGTGGATGACAACAAACTGTCCATGCGATAGCATCGCTTGAGACAGAAAAAACGAGGGGCCTCCTACCCGGGGGCCCCTTTGTTTTAAGTTTTTTCCATTTTGTGTTATGATTTCTGCTTTCGGTTTGAAGCGAGCTGTAAATTTTGTGGATTTCTGTTTCAGTTCTCAGTTAGTTTTTGTTGCTTGAATATTCAAGTATTAAGGAGAGAGAAGGAATGATTAAAAAAAGCTTGTTCCAGATTCTGGCAGTACTGGCGGTGCTGGCACTCACAGCTTCCCTGTCCATGGCAAAAAAGGGGAAGTATGAGGAAGGCAGCGTCAGCAATGGAGGTTCTATCAGCGGTGTGATCAATTTCAAGGGCACGGTTCCTGATCCCATCATGGAAGACCTCAATAAAGGTAAAAATGTGGAATTCTGTGCGACGCACCCAAACACCCAGGACGGTAACATCCGCCCTCGGCAGAAGGTGGTTGTGAGCGGTGGTAAACTGAAAGACACCGTGGTTTTTATCGAAGACATCTCCAAGGGCAAAGCATGGCCGGGACCGATCAACTTCGATTTCGCGAAGTGTGACATCGAGCCGAAGGTGACTGTTGTTCGCCGCCCGCCGCGGGGTGTCCGTGAAGGCCTGGTCATGGTTACCAACCAGGACCCGGATATCCTCCACAACCCGCACGGGTATTCCGTAATGGGTGCTCGCCGTAAGACCCTGTTCAACAAGCCTCTGCCCAGCAAAGGTGACATTGCGGACGTCACCAAGAACCTGATGCGGATGCGCCCGGGTAAAGACCAGCATTTCTTCCTGCAGTGCGACCAGCACAACTTCATGGAAGCCGATGCTCGCGTTGTCTGGAATCCGTACTACACTGTTAGCGGTGCTGATGGGTCCTTCAAGATCGATCAGATTCCTGCCGGCAAGTACAAGGTAACCGCCTGGCACCCCTATGTAGGTGAGGTGACCCAGGAAGTGACCGTAAGCGGTGGTGCAGATGCGAAGGCGGACTTCACGTTAGAGAAGAAGAAGTAAGCATTTCGCACTGGTAAAAATTAACAGCACCGGACAATGTCCGGTGCTGTTTTTTTTGACCATCTTTTAACTTATTTCCGGTTTCAGATTGTACGCTCAACCCCAACAAGGAGCATGGGGCCACGGGCGGAGCCTCTATGAGCCGGGGCCAAGCCGCTTCTTTTTTGATTAACAAAAGAGTGGGAATAGGATATCCTCTGACCAGAAAGTTGGGATCTCCAATCAGAAATTCCTATGTGATTTTTCATGCTTCGAATTCTGAAATCATTCTTCCTCACAATTTTTATTTTGGCGGTTTTGCCATTTTCTGCTGGTGCCCAAGGCGAAATCGAACGAATCAAAAATAAATTCGATGCCCTCATCAAAAAAGGCCGCCCCCTGTACCTGCACTACTGTGCGCATTGCCACGGCCTTTCTGGAAACGGCGATGGTTACAATGCCGAGCAGCTGGAAAAATGGCCCGCCGAACTCTCCGATCCTGACTTTGTCCAGAAGAAGTCCAACGAACAGCTTTTTCGAGCCATCAAACTGGGGGGGGAGGGAACACGCAAATCCCACCTGATGCCCGTATTTGGCCGCACCCTCTCCGAAGAGGAAATCTGGAGTCTCGTGGCTTACGTGCGGTATCTGGCCGGAGACCGATCTCAGCCTGTCACCCTTCCGGAAGATGTCAATACCCAAAGGCCACACGTTCCGTCCCTGGATTCCAAGGAGGTTGATGAGTTCCGTTCGTGGTACGAAAAGAATGGCAATAATCCAAAAAATATCGGGGACGGCCGCTGGTTGTTCCGTGAAAAGAAAAGTTGCTTCGCTTGCCATAGGGTGAATGAAGAAGGCGGAGTGGTGGGTCCGGATTTATCCCGCGCGGGCTTTATGTACACTCCGGAATGGATTTACGCCTGGATCCGCAGCCCGCAACTTGTCAAACCTGAAACCAAAATGCCAACCATTGGTCTGGATAAAAAAGAAGACCGTTTGATCACCGCATTTCTTTCCAGCCTCAGTGGAACGGAAATTGCCAAAGGGTGGAAAACCTACCTTGAAAAGAAAGGGGATGCCAAACGTGGTAAGAAATTGTTCTACGATTCAAAGGGGAATGCTTATTGTTCCAAATGTCACAGCATTGGCGGTGATGGCGGGAATGTAGGGCCCGACTTGAGTTACGTGGGCGTCAGCCGGACACGTCCCTTTATTCTGGAATCGATTCTCAACCCACGGGAGGTGATCACCGTAGGCTATTCATCTGTCCTGATTCTTACCAAGAAAGGTCAGTTCCTGACCGGTATCAAAATCAATGAAGACGACAAGTCGATCGATATCGTC
Coding sequences within it:
- a CDS encoding energy-coupling factor transporter transmembrane component T family protein, with the translated sequence MAGHTPLSKSILESRYQKGDSFFHKLSPGWKILTVLGLLVWIALADLTVLVGLTILVVLCAISAGIPLATLLKLLRSLRWLLLVIGVFPMLFTPGTVIPVLSFLQVPITWEGIHGGTMACVKLTVMFVLSILLTRTTPPMALIECLQRWVILPSPVWRQKILDVFTVGLWSIQLIPILCVEAERFILGEMERRREANAETQKKMGLRDAWSAALLLGPLVTHLFGQVDRFALELQQEGDTVPEQGVA
- a CDS encoding CBS domain-containing protein; amino-acid sequence: MTDILEEVGNFMSSPVLRIDSEASVQDAAILMEQNHVGSLIVEQYGEDIGILTERDFTQKVLSKGKNPEEIKATEIMSFPVKSMDRYMPIEEANRYMQKNKIRHLGITDDDKIVGILSIKDLVAYYSKDFRVREDF
- a CDS encoding trypsin-like peptidase domain-containing protein; this translates as MLGSSALAGHSLGNGLRVLEEVESGLVGLAEHTLPSVVSISPFVPESSVGTPESLRKRPNNAGAGVIVDGRNGYLITNAHVVRKAEKIRVTLYGGQEYVGNVLGTDEETDLAVVHINSDEILPQVSLGDSSKLKIGQLVVAIGNPYGLKETLSLGVISGLNRENINLSRYEDFIQTDASINPGNSGGPLLNIRGEVIGINTAIINYAQSIGFAIPSNVVKNVSRQIIEHGEVNRGWLGVGIENVPEDVAAQVNLAKGRGVMINSIFEGQPAHMAGLKVGDIILKIGGSNVDSPNGMIRLIGNVSPGQFINLDILRDGEERTYSIQLGHRKDQMEMASLQQNPLPELGFDWTEHEAGATTGDHEDSDKKKEGVLVTRVEPGGSADRGGLMVGDLITALNGQDVINRGHFESILRQNHVRGSISVTVQRADEEVSLTLSRSE
- a CDS encoding Lcl C-terminal domain-containing protein, whose amino-acid sequence is MRILAIGLIIWLSMASSVWADCTKEEVCSMMKTMGHFDILDKCPNAAPLLGECKKVSETRLEDLATPKFVESGDGTVKDTVNHLEWLKAGIRDQKYSLKEAEDLALTAEQSGKTGWRVPTLPELKTLLYNERVANASGQKAWVNPIFDDGRGHYYWTSTTCEKVSVVEDRYQKKLCQQGEQGAWLIHFNIGAIFWHHTTAKNYYVWLVRNSE
- a CDS encoding HD domain-containing protein; the protein is MSSAVIEKTRKFAQSFFADDGSGHDWWHVHRVWQMACKLADAEGADRTVVEIAALLHDVADWKLGNGEEQQGYETIRNLLKDDLPAETVERVCDIISKVSYKGAGVTTPVNCLEGQCVQDADRLDAIGAVGIARAFAYGGNRNRLIHDPAQEPVLHQSFGEYKKNKGPSINHFYEKLLLLKDRMNTATARALAEERHRFMEQYLQQFFGEWDGNL
- a CDS encoding SIR2 family NAD-dependent protein deacylase — its product is METSSQLLRCAKVLSMADSILILTSAGMSADSNIPTFRDKEGYWKNFPPFKSKGLEAQDLANPWAFEHELEHAWAFYEWRRRNADENQPHPGYHILNRWMDEVFANAFIHTTNTDGYHLRSGAPVDKVKEVHGSMWRLQCTRPCCDDFWDEPAVPLCGLDYDTMKASNFPLCPQCGAVARPHILMFGDAQYTGHPEQDVNFSRFIKNPVDAVLLIGSSGAVPTNDYLAMHFRDQGAPVVNINLDPSANALLRTEFMLEMPGKAALEALDQAISSLRN
- a CDS encoding phosphoadenylyl-sulfate reductase, whose translation is MNWQEFEQKSASEIMNEALDRFGERAGIASSFGLEDMVLIDLAHRSGKPFTVFTLDTGRLHEETYEIMEKTRARYGIPVRAYFPDATAVETLEREKGLFSFRESLENRKECCRIRKVEPLGRALKELDAWITGVRREQSVTRSDIQKAHEDADHPPLIKFNPLADWTEAQVNQYIQDHKIPVNALHARNYPSIGCAPCTRPIEPGEDIRAGRWWWENPEHKECGLHRPR